The Lathyrus oleraceus cultivar Zhongwan6 chromosome 5, CAAS_Psat_ZW6_1.0, whole genome shotgun sequence genome includes the window GGTGCAAAATATCCTGGTCATAGACcaaaaaaaccataaaaaacaaCAAATAGAACACAATAAGACTGCAATCAGATATCTTCCTGACTATTTGAGTCAGTTGTTGCATACTCTTTTCCTTCATCTTCTTTCTCTTCATCAGCATCATCTTCACCAGCATACTCTTCATCATTAGTTACTTCATTAAGCATCACCACTCTGTACAacttccttcttctcctcttctaTCATAGCCTTCGTCAATGTCTCCAGTTTAATCTTTGTTGATGTGCTAGATCTGATGGAGTCCTCTAGCTCTTTGCATGTTTCCTTCAACTGAGCAATGACACTCTTCTTGGAGGTGCCTGTGAGGATGTCATAATAATGTTTAGGACATGAGTTCCTGCAAAGAGTTTATAGTGGAGTGACAAGGGAGACTCCTTTTTCTTCACACTGCCCATGGGCAGCAAAATACCAGGGTGCTGATTTAGGATGATTCCATAGATGAGGGATGGAAAGCAAATGGACATTTTTACAGCAATAAAGAAGGCTTGTTTCAACACTTATTCAAAGATGTATTTTCCAAAGTCAAATTCTTTTTTTGTACCAACAACATAAATGAATTTTCCCAGACCAATAGAGATTGTTGAGGTATGATTATTGGGCACCCAATTGGCAGTACCAATCCTATGCAGGATGGCATATTTTACACTCAACTTATCAGCAGACAGCTTCCCTTTGTTTGGCCAATGTCTAACCTGTTTAGTCGTGATTTCTTTGCACACCTGATCACTAGTGACTTCCAGTTCAGCCTGAGGTTCATTTGTTCTTCCTAGAAATTTATTGATTGCAGCTGGGGAAAATGTTATAACATTTCCTCTCGCATAAACTTTACCATGGTCAGCACTCTTCGTATCATCACATCCATCAGGGATAGTCACCACAATCTCCTTTACTAAGTTTTCATAGCAAGGTCCAAAGTGTGTGACAGTCTTCATCAGCCCTACAGCTTCTATCAGTTCCATGGCCTCCTTACACTTAAGGGCATCTTTTCCCAATTCCCTTTCTAGGGCTACCCTTCTCTGGATGACATACTTCCACCTTTCTGCATTCTTCACATAATGTGAAGAAGCATTGTCCAGTGGAGATTTGGACCTAGAATCATGAGGTTTCTTATTAGCATATATTTTTATAGGGGTGATGTCCTAGACATCCTGTGCAACATCAAACTATGATTCACTAGAGGAGACATATTTCCTCTTTCTAGTAGGGGTAACAACTTTACTCTAAGACCTAGTGGGTCCAACAGGAGATTTTCCTATGAAGCTTCTACAAGGAGTTCCTTTCAACCCATCAGCTTTTCTCTTCACTTTCCTGGAGGGAGAAACTTCAAAAGCAACAGTCTTTCCTTTACGTCTCTACAGTCTCCTGGCAATACTAGGAGTAACAATGTTTGTAAGGGGTTCTTCATCAGAGGTAAGCTCTTCAACATTGACAACAAGCTAAGCTTTCTTCTTACTTCTTCTCTCACGAGCAGTATGATCAGGAACATTTTCTTCAGCTTTTTCCCTTGACTCATTTTCAGGACTTGGATCTTTTGCCAAAGATGTTTGAACATCTGGCAAAGCATCAGAGTTTACTTCCTTCAAAACAGAAGCAACAAACTTCCTAAGTTCCTTATCAGTTTCACTTCTTTCTAGTGCCATGGGATTTACAGGGTCATCAACATGCATGCTAGGGTTTATAAGTTCAGACCCTTTAAGCCTAGATTCTTCTTCAGCAGTATTCTTGTCTTTATTGGGGATTATGAGTTCAGAAGACTTACCAGAAGTCTTGACATCTTTAGACACAGACGGTGTAGCTGTCTTCTGAAGAGGGGGATGAACCTTGGACATAGGGGCAACGTCCAGAATCAGATATTCCAGGTTGATCATTTGACAAGATGTGTTTTCCCTATATGATGGTGAGGAGGATCCACTGGTTTAATCTGGAACATGCATGTGAGTGGGTGAAGAATATTGAGACATGTTGGTAGACGCTTGAGGCTGATGGAATAGGGAAAGGTttttaagagagagagagagagagagagagagagagagaccaGATGATTGTAGGAGAGTGAGGCGTTTGAGTGGAAAACGTAGTGAGGTTTTTTCCAAACGGGTACACAATGAGGTAAG containing:
- the LOC127078633 gene encoding uncharacterized protein LOC127078633, whose amino-acid sequence is MSKVHPPLQKTATPSVSKDVKTSGKSSELIIPNKDKNTAEEESRLKGSELINPSMHVDDPVNPMALERSETDKELRKFVASVLKEVNSDALPDVQTSLAKDPSPENESREKAEENVPDHTARERRISPSRKVKRKADGLKGTPCRSFIGKSPVGPTRSKSPLDNASSHYVKNAERWKYVIQRRVALERELGKDALKCKEAMELIEAVGLMKTVTHFGPCYENLVKEIVVTIPDGCDDTKSADHGKVYARGNVITFSPAAINKFLGRTNEPQAELEVTSDQVCKEITTKQVRHWPNKGKLSADKLSVKYAILHRIGTANWVPNNHTSTISIGLGKFIYVVGTKKEFDFGKYIFE